The following is a genomic window from Lolium rigidum isolate FL_2022 unplaced genomic scaffold, APGP_CSIRO_Lrig_0.1 contig_50432_1, whole genome shotgun sequence.
GCAAACCACCATAAGGAAATAGTTCCTATATATCtcttgtccttggacaattgAATAACATATTATGTGGTATGTCTTTGGAttatcctcacacttggctcgtGTGCTTAATTGATttatttcttgccaagaatttgtctTTGTGTGTTAGACTCCCATGTTTCTTCATTGCTTCTTATGTATCTCCTTATTTCACTTGAACCTTTTTAGTGTTGTGATAAACAACGGTAAAGTgatgatcccgcatttgtgcattttgtattcaaatgcaaaatcctaaatagtgcactaattttgggggagctctcctatgtttgtaAGAACACTCTCTTGGTTCAAGAATTTGACTTTGGAAGACAAAGAATTTGATTATGAGTGCTCGCtttatcctatttgcatcttcacacactcatatgtggatttggcacaagctttgattttatttgcttcttattaagCTTGTGTTTCTTTTTGGTTTTCATTTGATATCTTGAGAGAACCTTGTGTGGTATATGGCTATGCTTAGCAATctcattcattgaagactatggtgATGCTCAATACTCATCCTTGTATTAGTCTAATAATATGTTTTGTCATGCCTCCCACACATCCATTTGGTTGAGCCTTATCTTATTTTGTCTTTTTCTTGATGCTCAACCATTTGGTATATTCCAAGTGATGCTTAATCTCTATATATGATCTCTTGCAAATGTTTGTGCTTTAAATgacaatgagggagtgaggattccatgttgtgCACATTGTATTCAAATCAACATTATAACatgtgcatgtaccttggggagcttcccaaTGTTAGTTAAAATACTCATTTGTGACTATCATAAATCTttatttcacttggtatcttttgcttTGAGTGATCTTGTGGGAGTGATGATACCATGTTTGTGCACCTTATTATTCAATGAAAATTGTTtatcttgtgcacaaaccttggggagcttccacaTATTGCTTAGAGcatccttcttgatcttatcataatatctttcatTGGGTTTGATGGttcattggattgcttgcttcatttgtcaaagctttctcaccttcatatcctcttgcaatctttgatcctcaatatagtttgatttcctccgagtattcgtcattgaatatgtgcatttgatttcactcacaattatgagaaatgcacaacttatggaggaacgctcactatattggccttctaaacctttcgtccatttcggcaatcgatgccaatggaggagaagtttggagggtttgagggaattgcttttgtttggttcttaagcatttgcctctcatgcttgcatttgttgctttgcatggttgaatatttagaggatactccgctaggttTTAATTGccgatatatgcaatgaaattcaagttcattcacacatgcatatattatgggggagtttgttctaaatattcaacttggtttgttcgctaaattccttatctaaaccctctcaaagagattgtcatcaattaccaaaatgggggagattgaaagaacatggagcccccatatgcgtggttttggtaattgatgacaatccctatggactaacagttgtattgagaatctatcttaggtcgtgtccatagccatgtgttggtctcaaggttgcaagatggagaagatcgagtacaatgaagaagacggatgaagacggtgtcaAAGAGAGAtcaagacggtgtagaagatgaagagagatgaagatggcgtagaagatggatgaagacggtagatggacgaagacggtggcgtgcgtagaagatggatgaagacagtggcgtgtatgttggaagaagatggtggcatgtacaatgatgaagagggtgaagacggagtttgccgactcgagaggaacgcgcaaggataaggtttgtcctcgataggatagtgggtcacatcatcggagagagctcaaaccttgcatgcattgcatcgtgtttcttggttgttcttggttcttatccatgagatgggttagagcttgtgttcattctcatgacaagatctagctcatcggaaacagattccggatgcattgcatgttgtatgtgcgagggtgatgattttcctgatataccatattgagaggttacacctctatgaccatgagaaaatcatcatccacattttcccatgttttcaccttgtgtagaggtagctcttgtcgccctctttctagcaaaattggtttcacctcaatcggagttttCTAGCTGGAGTTATTGCATTTTCCGTGTtgcagagaaaaagaaaacgaattaaaaatcttgttgggccgggcggtactaccgtgAGCGGTACCGGCCCAGGTACCGCACACGCAGTTTTGTATACTGGATAgcaagcggtaccaggccggtaccggcccggtaccaggccggtagtaccggccggcccgttttccctttcttcctcctccgcagCCCACCTGCTCCTCCCCGCACTGGGCCGCCTGCCCCTGGCAGGCCCAGCACGCCGCTGCCGCTCGCTCTGCTTCACGCGAGCGCGGGAGAGCAGCGCTCGATCCCGTGTGACCCCACGCCCACCGCCGCTCGCTCCCGCATCGATCGAGGGGAGCGTTGACTTCCCCCGCTCGCTGCGCCCGCACGAGCTGCCTGCTGCGCTCGCTCCCGCGTAGTGGGCTGCCGCTGCTCACCACCGGCCCAGCTCCCATCTCCCTCAGCCCATCTTCCTACAGGccagtttcccttgttgtttttacatgggcggtagtaccggcccatagggcggtactaccggcccaaaaGCTGTTTTTTGCATATATTCTGTCTGTCTTTTCCGCGCGAGctgtagtaccgctttgacaagcggtagtaccgctcgggcgcgaatctgaaCGTTTTTCTGCccgcaacagctatattttggagcccctatttatacctctcttccacctccgacccaactacTTCTTCCCACCCATTCTctgtcctccattgttgaccttgaagagtttgatcctcctcttgatccccccactatttcttgcatatttttggggtaaaggagagaggagatctagatctagagcttcaccaattgaatctctctccaagtgaggggatcttgctagatctagatcttggagtaatttggtgttcctcctcctattttgttattcctcccttattcccccaatagtttttgtagctttgttgaaatttgggagagaaggacttgggcatcttagtggtgttcttagccattgcattaggtgcatcggtttgggttcattCCGGGGTTTTGGTCTCGTAGAGggcttgttgaccttagtggtgttgttgccttcgtggccttgttggctttgtggtgttgtagcctttgtggccttgtaacctttgtggccttgtcgtctttgtggcgtggtagcctttgtggcgttgttgcctttgtggtgtggtagccttagtgacgttgttgcctttgtggagtgtggtagcctttgtggttttggggccggttgtggcgcgttggagtctttgtggctttgttgccggtgtggcgtgttgtagccttatgtggccttgtacttgagagcctccatgttgtggagttgcctcaagcttgatacttgggtgtttgccccaaggttgtacgggttcggtgaccaccctcaagggtcccttagtggatcgaggctttccccttgctgaaaaggctcgaggagaatacggtggccctagcggctcattggagtgcctcgtgcctccacaccgctccaacggagacgtagcacccttgggtgtgaacttcgggatacatagtcgtctcctcgtgcaccggttacttctcaacccgagctcctttacctatgcgctttacattatgATATCCGtcatgcttgatgttctatacctagcttgttatcaccttgttgctcatcatgcttagcataggttgttggtgcacataggcaaaccCTAATTGATAGGCTTTAAGCTAAACAAGTAAACCTTGTGTAGTTTTATTTTTTCcttgtttagctctcaagtagaagtttttataacccgcctattcacccccccctctaggcgacgtccttgtaCATTCACTCGTGCATGCCCGCTTTTGCATTGCTCAGGCATGGCTCGACAAAAACAGCGGATTCGGGCGTTGTCTCCGGGCATGCATCAGTGATGCTTTGAGCTTCACGTTGTGCGAGACAGAGGCCTCATGCGACTAATCAATCGCTTCGATATCATACCGCCGCAGCCTGTTTGGAGGGTCCTACCAAATGCGTCGGTACTCCCCTATGCGGGTTGATTGCAACTCACTCTTAACATTGATCACAAAGCAAATCTAACAATCCAGAGATATTTATTTTTTCTAGTTGCGGCCTTACTTGCAATTGAAAAGATCAGTTGCATCTGAAAAATCTTGCATCTTTAAAATCTTATCTGCAACCCCCTTACAACGTTAAGTGCATGAATCACAATGTAAATTGACTagcgaaacagaaaagaaaaatacgGGCAGAAGCAATGCCAGGAATGTCGTGTACGAATGATCATTTGCTTAAAAAAAACAGTGTTCCATCGGGTCTCAGATTTCTTCAGTGTTGTATCGGGTCTCAGATTTCTTCGAGGGAGGCGCCACATATTGCCTGTGAATCCTGTGCAGTTAGCTGTAGTGGATTTGATTAAGCTGTTGTATAAGAATAAAAGCGAGAGCTATCGATCAATGCGGCAAAGGTAGCTGTGCGGAATGGATGGAAGCATGAGAGACTCAACACAGCAGCGCGCGCCGAGCTGGTTCACGGAGCGGGCCTAGCTCCACCATTCCTCGCCCGCTTTGGGGAGCCCGGCTGGAACCCGCCACCTCCATAATAGCTGAACtcgtcgccgccaccgtcgcatgGCAGGTTACTAGCCTCCATGGCCGCCTCGTGCTTGACGCGGCCGCTGCGATTCTTGTTGCTGGCCCTGGGCCTGCGCCGCCTGCGTGTCGACCACGCCATGTGGCCGTCGCAGAGCATGTACCCCGGCACGGCCTCGTTCTTGCAGCGCCAGCGCTTCCCGTCGTTCCGGGTGCACCTCGCGGGCAGCGCCGCCGTGCTGGCGCCGTGCGTGGCCGGCTCTGAATCCGGTTTCTGTTTCTGAACGCCCGTTGCGCTGCACAGGCAGGGCGAAAGACAAtgttagccaaaaaaaaaaaaaaaaaaaaaatcggacGGAATCAGATGCCTTAGGTGTAGAGGGAGGAGAGCAGTTCACACGCACCTTCTCTCGGAAGCGGCTGGTACCAGGTCTTCTTCCTCTCCGACTCCGACGACGGGCAGGCTTGCTttatcctcctccacctccttctcGTGGGGCCTCTCCTGCGCACCCAAAACGGCAGCCAAACGGAGCGGGTGAGCGGATAACCTCCACGAAAACCGGCACGACAATCAGATGAAGAGAGCAGGACCCAAGACAAGAGACCAAGAACAAGTGAAGCCTCCAGGCGGCAGGTACCTCACCTTGAGCTGCTGCTGCGGCGGTGGGGATTCGGCGCGGTGGCGCGTCGGTCCCGGTGAGGCGGCCCTGGCTGGCGTGCGCTTACGGATCCTCATGGCCCCGGCCGCCACGGCCTGCTCCGGTCCGGATGGTGCGCGCGCGATCAGATGGggttgttcccgcgctttct
Proteins encoded in this region:
- the LOC124681636 gene encoding uncharacterized protein LOC124681636, with the protein product MRIRKRTPARAASPGPTRHRAESPPPQQQLKERPHEKEVEEDKASLPVVGVGEEEDLVPAASERSATGVQKQKPDSEPATHGASTAALPARCTRNDGKRWRCKNEAVPGYMLCDGHMAWSTRRRRRPRASNKNRSGRVKHEAAMEASNLPCDGGGDEFSYYGGGGFQPGSPKRARNGGARPAP